From the genome of Triticum aestivum cultivar Chinese Spring chromosome 3B, IWGSC CS RefSeq v2.1, whole genome shotgun sequence, one region includes:
- the LOC123069249 gene encoding cytochrome P450 710A1 produces the protein MAELLRAADFFDLRAAAPFVAAAVALYFLAEQLSYLRKKGPLPGPSLVVPFLGSAVRMIRDPTGFWDVQAARARESGAGLAADFLFGRFIVFIRDSELSHRVFANVRPDAFHLIGHPFGKKLFGDHNLIYMFGEDHKDLRRRITPNFTPRALSTYAAIQQRVILAHLRRWLDQSAATGEAMPIRVPCRDMNLETSQTVFVGSYLTEKARERFAKDYALFNLGLMTVPVDLPGFAFRRARLAVARLVRTLGECARKSKARMRAGGEPECLVDYWMQETLREMDEAAAAGRPPLAHTDDEEFGGFLFDFLFAAQDASTSSLCWAVSALDSHPDVLARVRAEVATVWSPESGKPITAEKIQAMKYTQAVAREVVRYRPPATLVTHVAGEPFQLTEWYTVPKGAIVFPSVYESSFQGFTSPDAFDPERFFSEARREDVACKRNFLAFGAGAHQCVGQRYALNHLVLFLALFVTVADFRRDRTAGCDEPVYMPTIVPRDGCAVYMEQRCDTFPSF, from the coding sequence ATGGCGGAGCTGCTGCGAGCGGCCGATTTCTTTGACCTGCgcgcggcagcgccgttcgtggcggcggcggtggcgctctaCTTCCTGGCTGAGCAGCTGTCCTACCTCCGCAAGAAAGGCCCCCTGCCAGGCCCGTCGCTCGTCGTGCCGTTCCTCGGCAGCGCCGTGCGCATGATCCGCGACCCCACGGGGTTCTGGGACGTGCAGGCCGCGCGGGCCAGGGAGTCCGGCGCCGGGCTCGCCGCGGACTTCCTCTTCGGCCGCTTCATCGTCTTCATCCGCGACTCCGAGCTGTCCCACCGCGTCTTCGCCAACGTCCGTCCCGACGCCTTCCACCTCATCGGCCACCCCTTCGGCAAGAAGCTCTTCGGCGACCACAACCTCATCTACATGTTCGGCGAGGACCACAAGGACCTGCGCCGCCGGATCACGCCCAACTTCACGCCGCGCGCGCTCTCCACCTACGCCGCCATCCAGCAGCGCGTCATCCTGGCTCACCTCCGGAGGTGGCTCGACCAGAGCGCCGCCACCGGCGAGGCCATGCCCATACGGGTGCCCTGCCGCGACATGAACCTGGAGACGTCGCAGACGGTGTTCGTGGGCTCCTACCTCAccgagaaggcgagggagaggttCGCCAAGGACTACGCCCTCTTCAACCTCGGCCTCATGACCGTCCCCGTTGACCTGCCCGGGTTCGCGTTCCGGCGCGCGAGGCTGGCCGTGGCGCGGCTTGTGCGCACGCTCGGAGAGTGCGCGCGGAAGAGCAAGGCGCGCATGCGCGCCGGCGGCGAGCCGGAGTGCTTGGTGGACTACTGGATGCAGGAGACGCTGCGGGAGATGGACGAGGCCGCAGCGGCGGGGCGGCCGCCGCTGGCGCACACCGACGACGAGGAGTTTGGGGGCTTCCTCTTCGACTTCCTGTTCGCCGCCCAGGACGCGTCCACATCCTCGCTCTGCTGGGCAGTCTCCGCCCTGGACTCCCACCCGGACGTGCTCGCCCGCGTGCGCGCCGAGGTGGCCACGGTCTGGTCGCCGGAGTCCGGCAAGCCCATCACCGCCGAGAAGATCCAGGCGATGAAGTACACCCAGGCGGTGGCGCGGGAGGTGGTGCGCTACCGCCCGCCGGCGACGCTGGTGacgcacgtcgccggcgagccgtTCCAGCTGACGGAGTGGTACACGGTGCCCAAGGGGGCCATCGTGTTCCCGTCGGTGTACGAGTCGTCGTTCCAGGGGTTCACCTCGCCGGACGCGTTCGACCCGGAGCGCTTCTTCTCGGAGGCGCGCAGGGAGGACGTGGCTTGCAAGCGCAACTTCCTGGCCTTCGGCGCCGGCGCCCACCAGTGCGTCGGGCAGCGGTACGCCCTGAACCACCTCGTGCTGTTCCTGGCGCTGTTCGTGACCGTCGCCGACTTCCGGCGGGACAGGACGGCCGGGTGCGACGAGCCGGTGTACATGCCGACCATCGTGCCCAGGGATGGCTGCGCCGTGTACATGGAGCAGCGCTGTGACACGTTCCCATCGTTCTGA